One genomic region from Ornithinimicrobium flavum encodes:
- a CDS encoding ribonuclease domain-containing protein: MALPTPTGAASPTQEAGADGPTGTDTRAWDDIDACRDDVLPPELEEVADDVASGGPFDYPDKDGSTFGNYEGYLPDESRGYYREYTVETPGLDHRGARRIVTGGGGGSPEVWYYTQDHYESFCEFAP, from the coding sequence GTGGCCCTGCCCACCCCCACCGGTGCCGCCTCCCCCACCCAGGAGGCCGGTGCGGACGGGCCGACGGGGACGGACACGCGCGCCTGGGACGACATCGACGCCTGCCGGGACGACGTGCTTCCGCCGGAGCTGGAGGAGGTCGCCGACGACGTCGCGTCGGGCGGGCCCTTCGACTACCCGGACAAGGACGGGTCGACCTTCGGCAACTACGAGGGCTACCTTCCCGACGAGTCCCGCGGCTACTACCGGGAGTACACCGTGGAGACGCCGGGGCTGGACCACCGCGGCGCCCGTCGGATCGTCACCGGCGGTGGGGGTGGCTCGCCCGAGGTCTGGTACTACACCCAGGACCACTACGAGAGCTTCTGCGAGTTCGCCCCCTGA
- a CDS encoding C40 family peptidase — MQLTTPGRHRRPGRLSAASTSLTRTAAVAAASSGLLAGTAVSAGAQPVTEDAPVKAVEALVRLGETVQADRTLLADRPAKAVPAPETSPADFGTSGFTAFAAVVDVETETETEAPAEATAEAEATAEAETAGSAAQTQAQAAVETRTPTTASRTEERTAPVQQQRVATQPAVQPAPQPAPQPVAPSYGGAVGIASGLMGIPYAWGSSDPAVGFDCSGFTSYVYAQLGISLPHKASLQQAVVTPVSNPQPGDLVFFGNPAWHVGIYAGNGMIYQATNPGSVSNYMPISSIYGSVSGYGRP, encoded by the coding sequence ATGCAGCTCACCACCCCTGGTCGCCACCGGCGTCCCGGTCGCCTCAGTGCGGCCAGCACCTCCCTGACCCGTACCGCCGCCGTCGCGGCCGCCTCCTCCGGCCTCCTCGCCGGCACTGCCGTGAGTGCCGGGGCCCAGCCCGTGACCGAGGACGCCCCCGTGAAGGCCGTCGAGGCGCTCGTGCGTCTCGGTGAGACCGTCCAGGCGGACCGCACCCTCCTCGCCGACCGGCCGGCCAAGGCCGTCCCGGCCCCGGAGACCTCCCCGGCCGACTTCGGCACGAGCGGCTTCACCGCCTTCGCCGCCGTGGTGGACGTGGAGACCGAGACCGAGACCGAGGCTCCGGCCGAGGCCACCGCGGAGGCCGAGGCCACCGCGGAGGCCGAGACCGCCGGGTCTGCGGCCCAGACCCAGGCCCAGGCCGCGGTCGAGACCCGCACCCCGACCACCGCCAGCCGCACCGAGGAGCGCACCGCTCCCGTGCAGCAGCAGCGGGTCGCCACCCAGCCCGCGGTACAGCCGGCCCCCCAGCCGGCCCCGCAGCCGGTGGCCCCGTCCTACGGCGGTGCCGTGGGTATCGCCTCCGGCCTGATGGGCATCCCCTACGCCTGGGGCAGCTCCGACCCCGCCGTCGGCTTCGACTGCTCGGGCTTCACCAGCTACGTCTACGCCCAGCTCGGCATCTCGCTGCCGCACAAGGCGTCGCTGCAGCAGGCCGTTGTCACCCCGGTGAGCAACCCGCAGCCCGGTGACCTCGTGTTCTTCGGCAACCCCGCCTGGCACGTCGGCATCTACGCCGGCAACGGCATGATCTACCAGGCCACCAACCCCGGCTCGGTGTCCAACTACATGCCCATCTCCAGCATCTACGGCTCGGTCTCCGGCTACGGCCGCCCCTGA
- a CDS encoding heavy metal translocating P-type ATPase: protein MSTTQQQTSTDTQHVDLAITGMTCASSSARIERKLNKLDGVEASVNLATEKASITFPSALSVADIVATVERTGYGATPLEEDRARGPVMTHDVVGHDSLRLRMIVAAVLALAVFVLHMVPPVRDALGMTGHWLQLALTVPVYLWAAWPFHRAAWVNARHLSSTMDTLVSVGTTAAMGWSVVALLTGFSHDMYFEVAAVVIAFLLIGRYIEARAKAQGRSALTSLMELGAKDVAVLRHETVSGAWTEHRVPIEELEVGDRFVVRPGEKLATDGVVVDGASTIDASMVTGESMPVEAAVDDEVVGATVNGHGRLVVRATRVGAETTLARITQLVEQAQTGKAPIQRLADRISAVFVPVVLVLALVTFVVWLLVTGGDVARSLMPAVAVLIIACPCALGLATPTALLTGTGRGAEMGILIKGPQILESTRRVDTVVLDKTGTLTTGEPILTDVLTVGALAPDAALKAAASVEAGSEHPVARAIVDGARERGVEPAGITDFTNLPGRGVRARIKDVEVSVGKPDLFDRVPEELRAALASATGTTVLVGWQGTAHAAVTVSDTPRESSAAAVARLKELGLTPYLLTGDNEHTATVVAQQVGIDPQNVTAGVLPQDKFAEVRRLQDAGRVVAMVGDGVNDAAALAQADLGMAMGSGTDVAAESADIVLVRPDVQTVADAIGLSRKTLRVIQENLVWAFGYNTLAIPLAALGLLTPLIAGGAMAMSSVLVVLNSLRLKGYGRGTR, encoded by the coding sequence ATGAGCACCACCCAGCAGCAGACCAGCACCGACACCCAGCACGTCGACCTCGCCATCACCGGCATGACGTGCGCGTCCAGCTCGGCCCGGATCGAGCGCAAGCTCAACAAGCTCGACGGCGTCGAGGCCAGCGTGAACCTCGCGACCGAGAAGGCGAGCATCACCTTCCCCTCGGCCCTGTCGGTCGCCGACATCGTCGCCACCGTGGAGAGGACGGGGTATGGCGCCACCCCCCTGGAGGAGGACCGGGCCCGCGGCCCGGTCATGACCCACGACGTCGTCGGGCACGATTCCCTGCGGCTGCGGATGATCGTGGCCGCGGTCCTGGCCCTGGCCGTCTTCGTCCTGCACATGGTCCCGCCGGTCCGGGACGCGCTGGGGATGACGGGCCACTGGCTGCAGCTGGCCCTCACGGTCCCGGTCTACCTGTGGGCGGCCTGGCCGTTCCACCGGGCGGCCTGGGTCAACGCGCGCCACCTGTCCTCCACGATGGACACCCTCGTCTCGGTCGGCACGACCGCGGCGATGGGCTGGTCGGTCGTGGCCCTGCTCACCGGCTTCAGCCACGACATGTACTTCGAGGTCGCGGCCGTCGTCATCGCCTTCCTCCTCATCGGTCGCTACATCGAGGCCCGGGCCAAGGCCCAGGGGCGCTCGGCGCTGACCTCGCTGATGGAGCTGGGCGCCAAGGACGTGGCGGTGCTCCGGCACGAGACCGTCAGCGGCGCCTGGACCGAGCACCGCGTGCCGATCGAGGAGCTCGAGGTCGGCGACCGCTTCGTCGTGCGCCCCGGGGAGAAGCTCGCCACCGACGGCGTCGTCGTCGACGGCGCCTCCACCATCGACGCCTCCATGGTCACGGGCGAGTCGATGCCCGTCGAGGCCGCGGTCGACGACGAGGTCGTGGGCGCCACCGTCAACGGTCACGGCCGCCTGGTCGTGCGCGCCACACGGGTCGGCGCCGAGACGACGCTCGCGCGGATCACCCAGCTCGTGGAGCAGGCCCAGACGGGCAAGGCCCCGATCCAGCGGCTCGCCGACCGCATCTCCGCGGTCTTCGTGCCCGTGGTCCTCGTGCTGGCGCTGGTGACCTTCGTCGTGTGGCTGCTCGTCACCGGCGGCGACGTGGCGCGCTCCCTCATGCCGGCCGTGGCGGTCCTCATCATCGCCTGCCCGTGCGCCCTGGGCCTGGCCACGCCGACCGCCCTGCTCACCGGCACGGGCCGCGGCGCCGAGATGGGGATCCTCATCAAGGGCCCCCAGATCCTGGAGTCCACCCGCCGCGTCGACACCGTCGTGCTGGACAAGACCGGCACCCTCACCACCGGTGAGCCAATCCTCACCGACGTCCTCACCGTCGGCGCCCTCGCCCCGGACGCCGCGCTCAAGGCGGCGGCGAGCGTCGAGGCCGGCAGCGAGCACCCGGTGGCCCGCGCCATCGTCGACGGTGCGCGCGAACGGGGCGTCGAGCCGGCCGGCATCACCGACTTCACCAACCTTCCCGGCCGTGGCGTGCGGGCGCGCATCAAGGACGTCGAGGTCAGCGTGGGCAAGCCGGACCTCTTCGACCGGGTGCCGGAGGAGCTCCGGGCGGCCCTCGCGTCCGCGACGGGCACCACCGTCCTCGTCGGCTGGCAGGGCACCGCCCACGCCGCCGTCACGGTGTCCGACACCCCCCGGGAGAGCAGCGCCGCCGCCGTGGCGCGTCTCAAGGAGCTCGGGCTGACGCCATACCTGCTGACCGGTGACAACGAGCACACGGCGACCGTCGTGGCCCAGCAGGTCGGGATCGACCCGCAGAACGTCACGGCCGGGGTGCTGCCCCAGGACAAGTTCGCCGAGGTCCGGCGCCTGCAGGACGCCGGTCGCGTCGTCGCGATGGTCGGGGACGGCGTGAACGACGCCGCCGCGCTCGCGCAGGCCGACCTCGGCATGGCGATGGGGTCGGGCACCGACGTGGCCGCCGAGTCCGCCGACATCGTCCTCGTGCGCCCCGACGTGCAGACGGTCGCGGACGCGATCGGGCTGTCCCGCAAGACCCTGCGGGTCATCCAGGAGAACCTCGTGTGGGCCTTCGGCTACAACACGCTGGCGATCCCCCTGGCCGCCCTCGGCCTGCTCACCCCCCTCATCGCCGGTGGCGCGATGGCGATGTCCTCGGTGCTCGTGGTGCTGAACAGCCTGCGGCTCAAGGGGTACGGCCGCGGCACGCGCTGA
- a CDS encoding ABC transporter permease yields the protein MSTLTDRSAGTSTGGAERTAGPGPSRPEQRTTRRAAWALVAGREITVKLRDRNFLIGTALTLVLLVGAMLLPQLFTGGSSSYEVAVTDGDGAAVVEQAQGLLQLEEPEGTVTATTVPDRGAAEAQVRDGDVDAALVQGEAGWEMVTDGEPSSGLTSLLTDTVRSSAMAENAAAAGTTVEELTAGTTLTPVDLSEAEGGMPSFVKFILGFVFAFLFYMTSIMFGYQIANSVVEEKANRIVEILAAKIPVRQLLLGKVLGNTAIAFGQIALIAAVSLVGLTFIDLDVALPGLAQAIGWYVPFFVLGFLALACVWAASGALASRTEDVQSTSMPLTMLLVILFIASINVEGQVREILSFVPLASTFLMPMRIIEGGTELWEPILALVLVLAFCALTIWLGARLYERALLHTSGSLTWRKAMTLRAD from the coding sequence ATGAGCACTCTCACCGACCGTTCCGCAGGCACGTCGACCGGCGGGGCCGAGCGCACCGCCGGACCCGGCCCCTCCCGCCCCGAGCAGCGCACCACCCGTCGCGCCGCCTGGGCACTCGTCGCCGGCCGCGAGATCACCGTCAAGCTGCGCGACCGCAACTTCCTCATCGGCACGGCCCTCACGCTGGTCCTGCTGGTGGGCGCGATGCTGCTCCCGCAGCTGTTCACCGGGGGGAGCTCCAGCTATGAGGTCGCCGTGACCGACGGGGACGGCGCGGCCGTCGTCGAGCAGGCGCAGGGTCTCCTCCAGCTCGAGGAGCCGGAGGGCACCGTGACGGCGACGACCGTCCCGGACCGGGGCGCCGCCGAGGCGCAGGTGCGCGACGGGGACGTCGACGCGGCCCTCGTCCAGGGCGAGGCCGGGTGGGAGATGGTCACCGACGGGGAGCCCTCGTCGGGGCTCACCAGCCTGCTGACCGACACCGTGCGGAGCTCGGCGATGGCCGAGAACGCCGCGGCGGCCGGCACCACCGTCGAGGAGCTCACGGCCGGCACGACCCTCACGCCGGTGGACCTGTCCGAGGCCGAGGGGGGTATGCCGTCGTTCGTCAAGTTCATCCTCGGCTTCGTCTTCGCCTTCCTCTTCTACATGACCTCGATCATGTTCGGCTACCAGATCGCCAACAGCGTCGTGGAGGAGAAGGCCAACCGGATCGTCGAGATCCTGGCCGCGAAGATCCCGGTGCGCCAGCTGCTCCTGGGCAAGGTCCTGGGCAATACCGCGATCGCCTTCGGGCAGATCGCGCTCATCGCCGCCGTCTCGCTCGTCGGGCTGACCTTCATCGACCTCGACGTCGCGCTGCCGGGTCTGGCGCAGGCCATCGGCTGGTACGTCCCCTTCTTCGTCCTGGGCTTCCTGGCCCTCGCCTGCGTCTGGGCCGCCTCGGGCGCCCTGGCCTCGCGCACGGAGGACGTGCAGTCCACGTCCATGCCGCTGACGATGCTGCTTGTCATCCTCTTCATCGCCTCGATCAACGTGGAGGGGCAGGTGCGGGAGATCCTGTCCTTCGTGCCGCTGGCCTCGACCTTCCTCATGCCGATGCGCATCATCGAGGGCGGGACCGAGCTGTGGGAGCCGATCCTGGCGCTCGTGCTGGTGCTGGCCTTCTGCGCGCTGACGATCTGGCTGGGTGCCCGGCTCTACGAGCGGGCGCTGCTGCACACCTCCGGCAGCCTGACCTGGCGCAAGGCCATGACCCTGCGGGCCGACTGA
- a CDS encoding barstar family protein codes for MHLLPADQLTPVLAHLHDHGYAVARAASPPDPGLRPAQAELARALRLPGNAATNLDAMVDALRDLPQIWGSERVALVWEDAGRLAASDGRAWWLLGEILDDVDGLTVLALGEARIGSPGEVSS; via the coding sequence ATGCACCTGCTCCCGGCCGACCAGCTCACCCCCGTCCTGGCCCACCTCCACGACCACGGGTATGCCGTCGCCCGCGCGGCCAGTCCGCCCGACCCCGGTCTGCGCCCGGCCCAGGCCGAGCTGGCCCGGGCGCTGCGGCTGCCGGGCAACGCCGCGACCAACCTCGACGCCATGGTCGACGCCCTGCGCGACCTGCCGCAGATCTGGGGCTCGGAGCGGGTGGCCCTGGTGTGGGAGGACGCCGGTCGGCTCGCGGCCAGCGACGGCCGGGCCTGGTGGCTGCTCGGGGAGATCCTCGACGACGTCGACGGGCTGACGGTCCTGGCCCTCGGCGAGGCGCGGATCGGCTCCCCCGGGGAGGTGTCGTCATGA
- a CDS encoding metal-sensitive transcriptional regulator, with the protein MATQGYTGSKDDYLKRLRRIEGQVRGIARMVEEDTYCIDVLTQVSAVTKALQAVSLGLLEDHISHCVVEAAAQSEEAKDLKVREASDAIARLVRS; encoded by the coding sequence ATGGCTACGCAGGGTTACACGGGCTCCAAGGACGACTATCTCAAGCGTCTGCGCCGCATCGAGGGACAGGTGCGGGGAATCGCCCGTATGGTCGAGGAGGACACCTACTGCATCGACGTCCTCACCCAGGTGAGCGCCGTGACCAAGGCGCTCCAGGCCGTCAGCCTCGGCCTGCTGGAGGACCACATCAGCCACTGCGTCGTCGAGGCTGCGGCCCAGTCCGAGGAGGCCAAGGACCTCAAGGTGCGCGAGGCCTCCGACGCGATCGCGCGCCTGGTGCGCAGCTGA
- a CDS encoding HAD family hydrolase: protein MRDCDLLVALDVDGTVLHHDGHLAPAVLDRVRALDALPHVHVVIATGRSVLSTVPVVEQLGLAREGRPAVCSNGAVTVRTDLTNGTGYRLVDVVTFDPAPAVALVRQELPDVLVAVEEIGVGFKVSTPFPPGELWGEEIVVPDEELLAHPATRVTFRDPSSTSQEFTELVERIGLHGVSYAVGYSAWLDLAPEGVSKASALEQVRRHLGVEPHRTVAVGDQRNDIEMLTWAARGYAMGQAPAEVVAAADRVTGTVDEDGLAEALDEVLAELA, encoded by the coding sequence ATGCGCGACTGCGACCTCCTCGTGGCCCTCGACGTCGACGGCACGGTCCTGCACCACGACGGCCACCTCGCACCCGCGGTGCTCGACCGGGTCCGCGCCCTCGACGCGCTGCCGCACGTGCACGTCGTCATCGCCACCGGCCGCTCGGTCCTCTCGACCGTCCCCGTGGTGGAACAGCTCGGCCTGGCCCGCGAGGGTCGCCCCGCGGTCTGCTCCAACGGGGCCGTCACGGTGCGGACCGACCTGACCAACGGGACGGGCTACCGCCTGGTCGACGTCGTCACGTTCGACCCGGCGCCCGCCGTGGCCCTGGTCCGCCAGGAGCTGCCGGACGTCCTGGTCGCGGTCGAGGAGATCGGGGTGGGCTTCAAGGTGAGCACGCCCTTCCCGCCCGGGGAGCTGTGGGGCGAGGAGATCGTCGTGCCGGACGAGGAGCTGCTGGCCCACCCGGCGACGCGCGTCACCTTCCGCGACCCGAGCTCGACCTCCCAGGAGTTCACCGAGCTGGTGGAGCGCATCGGTCTGCACGGCGTGTCCTACGCCGTCGGCTACAGCGCCTGGCTCGACCTGGCCCCCGAGGGCGTCTCGAAGGCCTCCGCGCTGGAGCAGGTGCGGCGCCACCTCGGCGTCGAGCCCCACCGGACCGTCGCCGTCGGCGACCAGCGCAACGACATCGAGATGCTCACCTGGGCCGCCCGGGGCTACGCCATGGGCCAGGCCCCCGCCGAGGTCGTCGCCGCTGCCGACCGCGTCACCGGCACCGTCGACGAGGACGGCCTGGCCGAGGCCCTGGACGAGGTGCTCGCCGAGCTCGCGTGA
- a CDS encoding TrmH family RNA methyltransferase, which translates to MPTPHLITSPANPRLKALAALRRRRTREQERRTLVEGYDELGLALEAGVVPQTLFYCPELMGGAARADDLVARVGALGGELVRLSRPAFEKAAYREGPDGVLAVVPTVDRRCEDLTAGLPDAPLVLVCQAVEKPGNLGAMLRTADAAGVDAVVAADPVTDWGNPNTVRASKGTVFSVPVASDPTAVTLAWLRERGIPLVAATPDTEVTHTEVDYRGPVAIVVGTEKTGLTAEVLTAAQHRVRIPMVGLANSLNVATSAAVIVYEAVRQRAADPRP; encoded by the coding sequence GTGCCGACTCCGCACCTCATCACCTCCCCGGCCAACCCCCGCCTCAAGGCGCTCGCGGCCCTGCGGCGCCGACGCACCCGCGAGCAGGAGCGACGCACCCTGGTGGAGGGGTATGACGAGCTGGGCCTGGCCCTCGAGGCGGGGGTCGTGCCGCAGACGCTCTTCTACTGCCCGGAGCTCATGGGCGGGGCGGCCCGGGCCGACGACCTGGTCGCCCGGGTGGGGGCGCTGGGTGGTGAGCTCGTGCGGCTGTCGCGGCCGGCCTTCGAGAAAGCGGCCTACCGGGAGGGGCCGGACGGCGTCCTCGCGGTGGTGCCCACCGTCGACCGCCGGTGCGAGGACCTGACGGCCGGGCTCCCGGACGCCCCGCTGGTCCTGGTCTGCCAGGCGGTGGAGAAGCCCGGCAACCTCGGCGCGATGCTGCGCACCGCCGACGCGGCCGGGGTGGACGCCGTCGTCGCCGCTGACCCCGTCACCGACTGGGGCAACCCCAACACCGTGCGCGCCTCGAAGGGGACGGTCTTCTCGGTCCCGGTCGCCAGCGACCCCACCGCGGTGACGCTGGCGTGGCTGCGGGAGCGCGGCATACCCCTGGTCGCGGCGACCCCCGACACCGAGGTCACGCACACCGAGGTGGACTACCGCGGACCGGTCGCCATCGTCGTCGGCACGGAGAAGACCGGCCTGACCGCGGAGGTGCTGACGGCTGCGCAGCACCGGGTTCGGATCCCCATGGTGGGGCTGGCTAACTCGCTCAACGTGGCCACCAGCGCCGCCGTGATCGTCTACGAGGCCGTGCGCCAGCGAGCCGCCGATCCACGCCCCTGA
- a CDS encoding VOC family protein, with protein sequence MRIDHVSYAAGPEGLQATAGRLATMLGVTPRDGGVHPRFGTRNVILPLADNRYVEVVEALDHPASDKAPFGQAVRARSARGGGWMAWVVAVDDLGPVEERLGRSAADGHRTTPEGHDLQWRQIGVKNVIDHGHLPFFVQWISDAQAHPSRLEESPSRLTGLTVGGDFEAVREWLGLADAPRGSFESQIEFGFVEDDPCPCLYEVSFDTPDGPVTV encoded by the coding sequence ATGCGTATCGACCACGTGAGCTATGCCGCCGGCCCCGAGGGTCTGCAGGCCACGGCCGGGCGCCTGGCCACGATGCTCGGCGTCACCCCCCGCGACGGCGGGGTGCACCCCCGTTTCGGCACGCGCAACGTCATCCTGCCCCTGGCGGACAACCGCTACGTCGAGGTGGTCGAGGCCCTCGACCACCCGGCCTCCGACAAGGCCCCGTTCGGCCAGGCGGTCAGGGCGCGGTCGGCCCGCGGGGGCGGGTGGATGGCCTGGGTGGTCGCGGTCGACGACCTTGGGCCGGTCGAGGAGCGGCTGGGGCGTTCGGCGGCGGACGGGCACCGCACCACCCCGGAGGGGCACGACCTGCAGTGGCGCCAGATCGGCGTCAAGAACGTCATCGACCACGGGCACCTGCCGTTCTTCGTGCAGTGGATCTCCGACGCGCAGGCCCACCCCTCCCGGCTGGAGGAGTCCCCGAGCCGGCTGACCGGTCTGACCGTCGGCGGCGACTTCGAGGCGGTGCGGGAGTGGCTGGGGCTCGCCGACGCGCCCAGGGGGTCCTTCGAGAGCCAGATCGAGTTCGGCTTCGTCGAGGACGACCCGTGCCCGTGCCTCTACGAGGTCTCCTTCGACACCCCGGACGGCCCGGTCACGGTCTGA
- a CDS encoding heavy-metal-associated domain-containing protein gives MTCGHCVASVTEELKEVAGVLEVRVEDLVKGGDTDVLVDSDGPLDLDAARAAVEEAGYTASV, from the coding sequence ATGACCTGCGGCCACTGCGTCGCCTCGGTGACCGAGGAGCTCAAGGAGGTCGCCGGCGTCCTCGAGGTGCGCGTCGAGGACCTCGTCAAGGGCGGCGACACCGACGTCCTCGTCGACTCCGACGGCCCGCTCGACCTCGACGCCGCGCGCGCCGCGGTCGAGGAGGCGGGCTACACCGCCTCCGTCTGA
- the purB gene encoding adenylosuccinate lyase, producing MPLPAARTSLADLSPTIALGALDGRYRSAVAPLLDHLSEAALNRARLHVEVEWLLHLTTTAVVPGADTLSEQEAQELRAVVTDFDAAAIEELRQIEAETVHDVKAIEYYLRRRLSEVVGPQRAGTLGELVHFACTSEDVNNTSYALMVQGAVEQVWLPRARALVDQLSTMAHELAEVPLLAHTHGQPATPTTMGKELAVLAARLRRQLDRVGRASYLGKLNGATGTYGAHVVALPDVDWQDVSRTFVEQLGLTWNPLTTQIESHDWQAELYADVARFNRVLHNLATDVWTYISMGYFAQVRGQGTVGSSTMPHKVNPIRFENAEANLEVSNALLDVLASTLVTSRLQRDLTDSSMQRNIGTAFGHSLLALDNVSRGLAGLDAVPEAMAADLDANWEVLGEPVQSVMRALAARGVEGMSNPYERLKDLTRGRRIGRAELVDFVRGLGLPAAEEERLVALTPATYTGLAASLVAHLDD from the coding sequence ATGCCGCTCCCCGCCGCCCGCACGTCCCTCGCCGACCTCTCCCCCACCATCGCGCTGGGGGCCCTCGACGGCCGGTACCGGAGTGCCGTCGCCCCGTTGCTCGACCACCTGTCGGAGGCCGCCCTCAACCGGGCACGCCTGCACGTCGAGGTCGAGTGGCTGCTCCACCTCACGACCACCGCCGTCGTGCCCGGTGCCGACACCCTGTCGGAGCAGGAGGCCCAGGAGCTGCGCGCGGTCGTCACCGACTTCGACGCGGCCGCGATCGAGGAGCTGAGGCAGATCGAGGCCGAGACGGTCCACGACGTCAAGGCGATCGAGTACTACCTGCGCCGCCGCCTCAGCGAGGTCGTCGGACCGCAGCGCGCAGGAACTCTCGGCGAGCTCGTCCACTTCGCCTGCACGAGCGAGGACGTCAACAACACCTCCTACGCCCTGATGGTCCAGGGGGCCGTCGAGCAGGTGTGGCTCCCCCGGGCGCGGGCCCTGGTCGACCAGCTCTCGACGATGGCGCACGAGCTGGCCGAGGTGCCACTGCTGGCGCACACCCACGGTCAGCCCGCCACCCCGACCACGATGGGCAAGGAGCTGGCCGTCCTCGCCGCCCGGCTCCGGCGCCAGCTGGACCGGGTCGGCCGCGCGTCATACCTGGGCAAGCTCAACGGGGCGACCGGGACCTACGGCGCGCACGTCGTGGCGCTGCCCGACGTGGACTGGCAGGACGTCAGCCGCACCTTCGTCGAGCAGCTCGGTCTGACGTGGAACCCTCTCACCACCCAGATCGAGAGCCACGACTGGCAGGCCGAGCTCTACGCCGACGTCGCCCGCTTCAACCGGGTCCTGCACAACCTCGCGACGGACGTCTGGACCTACATCTCGATGGGCTACTTCGCCCAGGTCCGGGGGCAGGGCACCGTCGGGTCGTCCACGATGCCGCACAAGGTCAACCCCATCCGCTTCGAGAACGCCGAGGCCAACCTCGAAGTGTCCAACGCCCTGCTCGACGTGCTGGCCTCCACCCTGGTGACCAGCCGCCTCCAGCGCGACCTCACCGACTCCTCCATGCAGCGCAACATCGGCACGGCGTTCGGCCACAGCCTGCTGGCCCTGGACAACGTCAGCCGGGGGCTGGCCGGGCTGGACGCCGTGCCGGAGGCGATGGCCGCCGACCTCGACGCCAACTGGGAGGTGCTCGGCGAGCCGGTCCAGTCGGTGATGCGGGCGCTGGCCGCCCGTGGCGTGGAGGGGATGAGCAACCCCTACGAGCGGCTGAAGGACCTCACCCGCGGTCGGCGGATCGGGCGGGCCGAGCTGGTCGACTTCGTCCGCGGGCTGGGCCTGCCGGCCGCCGAGGAGGAGCGCCTCGTCGCCCTCACCCCGGCCACCTACACGGGCCTGGCCGCCTCCCTCGTCGCGCACCTGGACGACTGA